The window CACCATCCTGTCTGTGCTGGGAGGGGATCACGCTGAAgcccccttcccacccccggTCCATACAGGAGCAAAccacagcccacagctgccAGGCCTCAGCTTTATTTGTGCCATCGGTGCCCCATAGCGGGAGGGGGATGACAATAAatagggggaaggggggggaagaGGCACCTGGGGACTGGGATGCACTGGTCCATACTGGGAGAACTCACAGATGTGATGAGACCCCAGCTGGGAAGCCCAGCTGGTCTGTACTGGTCCTTACTGGGAAGACACAAGGCCACGCAGGTGAGAAGATCCCGAGCACTAAAGCCGTACTGGTCTGTACTGGTCCTTACTGGGATGACACAAGGCCACGCAGATGGGTTTCCCAGTTGAGCTGCCATACTGGTCTGTGCTGATCCGGCAGGGCTGAAGGCAGGTTGATGCAGATCCCAGTTGGGAAGCAgtactggtccatactggtccatactggtccaagccagggcagctcccagctgggacGCTGTAGTGCTTTATACTGGGAGGCACTGGGCTACGCTGGGCTCTGTGGCCACTCCACAGGGATgtgggggatgtggggatggcTGGGAGGCCTCTGCAGCTCCGGGGGTTCTATAGGGTCCCCATAGGGTTCTATAGGATCCCcatggggttctatagggtccccatggggttctatagggctcccatggggttctatagggtcCCCATAGGGTTCTATAGGGCTCCCATAGGGTTCTATAGGGCTCCCATAGGGTTCTATAGGGTCCCCATGGGGTTCTATAGGTTCCCcatggggttctatagggtcCCCATATGAACCCAGGCATCTCCATGGGGGTCTTCATGGGGTCACCCTCGCTCTCCATCGGGTCTATATGGGGTTGCCATATTAACCCCGTGAGCCCCCATGGGGATCCTTATAAGGTCCCCCACCAACTCAGCAGCCCCACGTCATCCTACATCCCCCGTGGgattccctcccaccccccaacTCCCCCCACGGGGTCCCCCCCCCCTACCCACGCGTGGGGCTCCCCGGAGCcgcccccccccatccctccaaGTAACGTGCAAAGAGCCCCTTGGCGCGGCGCAGGACGCGGGGCAGCTGATGCCTCCTGACCAGGCGGTCGAAGTGCATGGCCACCTCGTTGTAGTCCCCGGCCCGCGCCATCACGGCGTCCCgctgctccagcagcatggCCAGGCACACGAACAGCAGGAAGGGATTCCCTTGGCCCAGCTCTgccggcggcggcagcggggcCCCGTCATCCTCCACCCCCAGCTCTTCTTCCTCcgaggaagaagaggaagaggaggaggaggaggaggaccaCGAGTCCTCCCAAGCCCAGCCTCCTGCCCACGGGTCCTCCAGGGCATCGACGGCTGCGTTGGGCATGGGGGGATCCGCATCCACAGGGTCACCGTGTGGGTCTGTGGGGTCATCGCCTTCCTCTGTGGGATCATCACCGAGCTCCGCAGCAACGATGGGGCCATCAGCGACCAGATGGGAGTCTTGGCCGACCTCTCTAAGGCCTTCATTAACCTCTTTGGGGCCGTCGTCGAACTCTTTGGGGTCTTCACTGACCTCTTTGGGGCTCTCTCCGACCTCTTTGGGGTCATTACTGACCTCTTTGTGGTCCTTACCGACCCACTTGGCACCTCCTGCAATCCCTTTAGGTTCCCCGCCAACATCTTTGGGACTTTGATCATCGTTGAGGAGCTTTATGGGACCTCCACCGTCCTCTTTGGTAGCGCCGGGATCCCCACCAACCTCTCTGGGCTCCTCACAAACTCCTTTCTGGCTGCTGGAGCTCCTGCCGCCCCCTCTGACCTTCCTATTGATCTCCCTGCAGTCGCCACCGACCCCACTGGGGTTCCCGCTGCCCTCCTTTGGGCCGTGCGCCATCTTGGAGGCGCTCAGACCTTCACACGGGCTCTTCGTGCCGACGTCTTCGGGGCTCTCAGCGCCTCCATCGCCTCCCCTGCAGCCTTTGAGTTCCGCCGAGCTCCTTTTGTGCTCCTCAAGATCCTTCCTGGAGACGTTGGGTTGGACGCCGACCTCCTCCGGCGTGGAAACATCCGTCAGCTTCTTTGGGGCAGCAGAACCTTCCCCGTTGACGTTGGGATCCTCTCGGCCGTCGTTTCCGCACCCATTGGGCCCGCGTTGCTCCGACCCCTCAGCCTTCGCTTTGTCCTCGTTGGGACCCTCCTGGACGCCCCCTCCCCGCTTCTCCCTGCGGCGCCGGGGAGGCCGAGGCCGCATCCCCCTCCTCTCGCTCAGCCCCCGCCGTGCCCTACGTGCCCCCAGGGGCGCCCCCAGCAGCGGGATCCCCtcgggggggggcggcggggcgggcggcagcgAACTCCATGTGATCTCCAGCACCCTCAGCGCGTCCTCGAAGGCGAACTCGCGcttcagctccagcagcagccagcgGTAACAGAAGAGCAGATCGTGGGCGCCGCGGGCGGCCAGGAAGGCCCAGAACGGCGGATCCGCACGGCGCAGCAATCGCCTCAGGTGGGAAAAAGCCCGCGCCAAACCGCGGCCCCCCGGGCGGAAGCGCGGCCCCAAGCGCCGCATtaaggagcagaagcagaggaaggccTGCGCCTCGTCATCCAGCACGGCCAGCAGCGGCGCAGCCACGTCCGACATGCCCTGGCAGTAGGAGAGACGCGGGTGGCCCAAGGCGAAGGTGGTGAGCAGGGCCTGCAGCGCGGCCAGGTGGGGGTGCCCCTCCTCGGGACCCCCGAAGTAGGGGTGCCCGCGGTCGGTGCGCACCACGTCTTTGCGCACGGCGGCCGCCACCAAGGCCAGCTCTGCCGGGGCGGCCCGTGAGGCCAGCAGGGATTTCAGCGCCGTGTATTCGTCGGCTTTGCGCCGCAGGTGGGCCAGGCGCTCCTGCCCCGACAGCCCCGCGGGGAAGACGTTCAGCAGGTAACGCCACACCACCTTTCGGGGAGGGAGCAATAAGGAATAAGGGCGAAGGACGCGGATTTGGGGACAAGGGATGTGTGAAATGGCTCGGAGCTCACCTTGCGCAGCCCGGGCTCCACGCCGCCGTGGTAGACGTGCAGGCGGAGGTCGTGCGGCCGCAGCAGGCGCCCACCGGGGCCCAGGTAGGAGCGCAGGTCGGCGTCACTCAGCGGAGCACACGGAGGAGGGGGGGTGGATGGAGGCGAGGTGGGGGTCTGGGACGTGCTGTCAGACCAGACCAAAGCTGCCTGCGCCCGCGCCAACGTCCGGCCCACCTAGAAGGGGAACtggtggcactgggagggactgggagatGTTGGGGTCTATGAACAGGAGATGAGGAAGGGCTGGGGGGCAATTGGGTGACTATCAGGGACGTAGCATGGAAGACAGAGCACCAGGAGAGACCTAGAGAAATACTGAGATGTTTGTGGCACTAGAAGGAACAGAATGGAGGCATGGAGGTactgggaggggatgggggggataCTGAGGGAGGTTTATGGTGCTAGAAAGGGATTAGGAGCAGACTAGAGGGATTGGGGTGCTGGGAGGCGACTGTGGGGCAACTGGCAGAAGTGCTGGGAATACAAAGGATCGGAGATAAACCAGGATCCCCAGTGGGACATTGGAAGCACTACGAGGACCAATAGTTAGTAAAGCAGCGCTGAGGAAGTTAGAAAGCAAAAGGGAATGTCAGAAACAGGGGCAAAAAAAACCACCGTCAGTGCTGGCAATAAACAGGGGGGGCACAAAGAGATGCTAGGAGGGGACTGAGGGGGGTAAGGAACCGAAGGGTGCGCTGCCCACCTGTGCCCACAGCGCCTGTGTGAAGGGAACAGCGGCCGCCAGCAGAGAGCGACGCTCGgccggggggggcggggggggctcagcagctgccaccTCCCGGGGGCTGATGATGTCCCAGTCCTCCAGCAGCGGGCCTGCAgatggaagggggggggggcagagtCAGTGCAAACCTGGGGGCTCTCCACGTacccccaacccaacccaacccaacccccaTCTGCTCACAGTCGGTTGCCGGGCGCACATCCAGGCGCAGGcgcagcgcggggcgggcggtgGTGAAGGCGGCCGCCAGGTCCCCGTCGCTGAGCAGCGGCATGAAGCTCTCCCGGCCCTGAGCGTCGCGGGATGCAAAGCTGAGGGCGAAGTTCCTCCTCCTGCGGGCACAGCAGGTCAGGCCTCAGCCCTGTAGGCCCCAGCCTGGTAGGCCCCAGCCCAGTAGGCCTCAGCCCGCTAGGCCTCAACTCGACAGGCCCCAACCCAGTAGGCCCCAGCCCAGTAGGCCTCAGCCCGGTAGGCCCCAGCCCAGTAGGCCTCAGCCCAGTAGGCCTCAGCCCGCTAGGCCTCAACTCGACAGGCCCCAGCCTGGTAGGCCCCAGCCTGGTAGGCCCAGCCTGGTAGGCCCAGTCTGGTAGGCCCCAGCCCAGTAGGCCTCAGCCCGCTAGGCCTCAACTCGACAGGCCCCAGCCCGGTAGGCCCCAGCCGGACCCCGATCCGTGTGGGATAAAGGGCCGCACTCACCCCTGCAGGTCGAAGGCCCGTGCCAGGATGTGCTGCAGAACATCCAGCGACGTGATCTGCGGGTCCACGGCAAACGAGCGGAACTGGGGAGGCTGCGGCCCTTCCGTCTTCTGCgcacaaaatggcggcggagcCTCAGACGGCGCCGGGCCGCGTTGCCATGGAGACGCCGCCTCGTCGCTCCCGCGCTCGCCCCCCATTGACTCGCGCCGTCACGTGACCgctcccccccccacctttaTTGCCCCCCCCAACCTCGAGCCCCGCCCTCACCTGGACGCGCACGCGCACTACCTCGCACTCCTCGTCCCCGCAGGCCCCGCCCCCCGGGGCCGCCATGGAGACGGCCGtggggccgccgccgcccggtGGGAACGGGGAAGTGTTTTACGTCACCGCGATGACGTCACGGCGCGGGCCCCGCGGCTGCGGAGCGGAGTCCGGTGCTCCCCGGAGCGCGGCGCCGAGCGCGTCCCCTTCCTGCGGCCACCGCGGCCGGAACAACATCCGGGTCGCCGCCCGGAAATGGCGTCACAGGGAGCGCGCGCCGCATGCAAATGAGGCTTAAGCCCCGCCCCGCCCTCCAAGCCCCACCCCTCAATGACGCAACGGCAGCTGATTGGAGCAATTTATTGAGGCGGGGGAGGGAACGGGGGCAGCATGCTCCGCCCCCTCAAAAGGGCAACGCCCCCTTAAAGGGGCCGCAGCCCCGCGGTGCGCCCGAGCAGCAGAACTTTGTACAgcagcgggggggggggggggtgggcgGGGCCTCGTCTGACTCCGCCCATTCGGGGGTGTCGTGCCCGTCGCTCACGGCGGAGCTCTTTCATTGCGCAGCCGCGCCAGCTCCTGGGAGAGCAGCTCCAGGTCCTGGGGATGCAAATGAGGGGGGCGGGGTCAATAGAAACCACGCCCACAGTCGACAGCACGAACCCACGTCAGGCCACGCCCCCGGCGAGACCACGCCCAATAGACCACACCCATGGTCGTGGCCCCGCCCACCGCAGGCCCCGCCCACCGCAGGCCCCGCCCACCTGGCTCAGGTGCATGTTCTTggtcagctgctcctccagcaggtTCTGCAGCTTCTTGTTCATCTCCCTCAGTCCCTCCTCACCCGGCCCTGCCCCACGacggggggctgcaggggggcCCGCAGcctctggggggggggggcaatgGGAAGGGTGAGGTGGGCTGAGGTTGGGGGGCCCGGCCCtgtggggggctatgggggacgCGGAGGGGGGGGCTGACCCAGCCGGCTGTCCCTCACGAAGCTCTCAATGATGGCGCTCTTCCTGCACAGATCCTCCGCCATGGACGCGCTGCTCACCTCCAGGTGACGCACCTGGCAGGCAAAGAGGGGGCTCAAACCAACCCTCTTCCAACCCCCTTTCCacccccttccaaccccccttTCCACCCCCTTTCAACCCTCTTTCCACCCCCTTTCAACCCTCTTTCCACCCCCTTTCAACCCTCTTTCCACCCCCTTTCAACCCTCTTTCCACCCCCTTCCAACCCCCTTCCAATCCCCTTTCCACCCCCTTCCAacccccttcccacccccttCCAATCCCATTTCCACCCCCTTCCAATCCCCTTCcattccttttccattcccCTTCCATTCCCTTCTTCCCCACCTGCTGTTTCCTCAATCACCAACCAGCCCCATTTCACTGCCTGAAtcccttcccagctccctcccaTTGTCCCCAACGCCCCCCCCCAACCATCCCAGTATCCCCCCAAATCCCTCCCTAATCCTTTTACCCCATTTCTAACCCAAGTTCTACCCCCCAACTCTTCCCTCTGCCAATTCCACCACCCCCATCCCATTgccctcctcctctctctcctccctaTTGACCCAGACCCCCCCCGGTGCCCCcacccccttccctccctcccctcagcccccccagccccctcccatcccccccccacttgcccccagcccccagccccgaccttctcctccagcagccaccTCTCCTGCTGACTCTGGGCCAGGCGCTGGAACAGCTCAGCCACCTCCGCTGGGGACAACCCTCCCCCTGCAggtacccccccccccaccgctGCCCCCCCCGGGGCTGCCGGACCCCGACTGGGGGTGGAGGgtgaaagggggggggggggggggattagggttagggttagggttaggggggggggaagcttTTTAATGCCACACCCAACGACAGGCCACGCCCACAGGGTGGCCACGCCCACAGGGTGGCCACGCCCACAGGGTGGCCACGCCCACAGGGTGGCCACGCCCACAGGGTGGCCACGCCCACAGGGTGGCCACGCCCACAGGGTGGCCACGCCCACAGGGTGGCCACGCCCACCCGACCACACCCACCTTGGTGCTGCCGGGGGCGGAGCTTTCCCTTCCTAATGAGGACACGCTGCTGTtgtcccccccccccggcccccgACCCGGGGATCCACCCTCCAGCCCCAACTCCTCCAGCCCTGCAATTGAATGGGGGGCAAATAGGGGGACAATGAGGGTCAGGGACGGACACCGCAGCCCCCCATCGCTGGGCTGAGCCCCCCCATTGGGCTCCCCACTCCCCCCCCTCGGACCGGAGCGGATGCGGGTTGGggtcagcagctcctgcagcctctcctgcaGGCGATCGGCGCGGCGCCGTTCCAATTGCAGCTGCCGTTTCAGGTCCTTCAgctgttggggggggggggacacaatGGGGGGCAGCCCGTCATcccctgtgccccccccccacacacacacccccaaGCCCGGGTCTCACCGCAGCACTGCCCTTCTTCTCCAGGATACGCTGCCCGTCCCGCACGTCCTTTAGCTCCTGTAGGGAGAGCAGAAAGGGATTGAGGTCTGCAGGGGGGGAATGTGGGATTGAGGTCTGCAGGGGGGAGCAGGATTGGGGCTCAGGGGCTGATAGTGGGGTGAGGACACAGCGAAGTGTGCAGGGTAGGATCTGAGTCCTTGGGGAGGGATTTTGGGGTCcccagaaggaaaaataggGATGAAAAGAGCGGAAAATGGTATCCCCGTGGCAGATTTGGGGATCCCAATGGGGATATTGGGGTCCTGGGCTGCAATTCATGGGCTCCAATGGACACAGTGGGGTGCTGggaaggatgggggggggggtctttTAATTGGGGTTAGTTAGGGTAAAGCAACAAGCCATAGGGTTAACCATACTGCACCTGGCGCAGCGCGCGGCcctcagcctcctgcagctcccgCTGCCGCTCTGCATCCCCCAGCAACGCCCGCAGCTCCCCAACACGACCCTGGGAACAAAGGGACAGCACCGCTCCTATAGGGAGCTATGGGGCTTTATCCCCCTTGGAGCACCACCTATAAGGCCTGAATCCCAAGAGCCAGTTCTCCTCCTTGATTCACACTCAGCCCCACCTCCAGCTCTGCCCGGTGCTGCTCCCGGTGGGCGCGTGTAGCTGCCATGTgctcctgtgcctgcagctccagcagctcctggaagGGGGGGGGATAG of the Excalfactoria chinensis isolate bCotChi1 unplaced genomic scaffold, bCotChi1.hap2 Scaffold_402, whole genome shotgun sequence genome contains:
- the TBC1D25 gene encoding TBC1 domain family member 25; the protein is MAAPGGGACGDEECEVVRVRVQKTEGPQPPQFRSFAVDPQITSLDVLQHILARAFDLQGRRNFALSFASRDAQGRESFMPLLSDGDLAAAFTTARPALRLRLDVRPATDCPLLEDWDIISPREVAAAEPPPPPPAERRSLLAAAVPFTQALWAQVGRTLARAQAALVWSDSTSQTPTSPPSTPPPPCAPLSDADLRSYLGPGGRLLRPHDLRLHVYHGGVEPGLRKVVWRYLLNVFPAGLSGQERLAHLRRKADEYTALKSLLASRAAPAELALVAAAVRKDVVRTDRGHPYFGGPEEGHPHLAALQALLTTFALGHPRLSYCQGMSDVAAPLLAVLDDEAQAFLCFCSLMRRLGPRFRPGGRGLARAFSHLRRLLRRADPPFWAFLAARGAHDLLFCYRWLLLELKREFAFEDALRVLEITWSSLPPAPPPPPEGIPLLGAPLGARRARRGLSERRGMRPRPPRRRREKRGGGVQEGPNEDKAKAEGSEQRGPNGCGNDGREDPNVNGEGSAAPKKLTDVSTPEEVGVQPNVSRKDLEEHKRSSAELKGCRGGDGGAESPEDVGTKSPCEGLSASKMAHGPKEGSGNPSGVGGDCREINRKVRGGGRSSSSQKGVCEEPREVGGDPGATKEDGGGPIKLLNDDQSPKDVGGEPKGIAGGAKWVGKDHKEVSNDPKEVGESPKEVSEDPKEFDDGPKEVNEGLREVGQDSHLVADGPIVAAELGDDPTEEGDDPTDPHGDPVDADPPMPNAAVDALEDPWAGGWAWEDSWSSSSSSSSSSSSEEEELGVEDDGAPLPPPAELGQGNPFLLFVCLAMLLEQRDAVMARAGDYNEVAMHFDRLVRRHQLPRVLRRAKGLFARYLEGWGGAAPGSPTRG
- the GRIPAP1 gene encoding LOW QUALITY PROTEIN: GRIP1-associated protein 1 (The sequence of the model RefSeq protein was modified relative to this genomic sequence to represent the inferred CDS: deleted 2 bases in 2 codons), giving the protein QDRGDGGSGGGVLPAPIEAPQEPPKELQTAEEGGDGGGDTPNGDPPVPNAEQELSRLQAEVAELMNELKKKDESLQQLQAEKDALSNTRRAEAEQEIRELQEQKRELQEELEAAAQMEKGLRERSETLSRELQEVQSRRDALQAQLQERSQEQEQLRQRLEEAENTQGDTEQRLRQAQELLELQAQEHMAATRAHREQHRAELEGRVGELRALLGDAERQRELQEAEGRALRQELKDVRDGQRILEKKGSAALKDLKRQLQLERRRADRLQERLQELLTPTRIRSGLEELGLEGGSPGRGPGGGDNSSVSSLGRESSAPGSTKSGSGSPGGGSGGGGVPAGGGLSPAEVAELFQRLAQSQQERWLLEEKVRHLEVSSASMAEDLCRKSAIIESFVRDSRLEAAGPPAAPRRGAGPGEEGLREMNKKLQNLLEEQLTKNMHLSQDLELLSQELARLRNERAPP